The stretch of DNA CCAGGATTGACGCGTACCGAAAAGTGCTTTCCCAGCCATTCGAGGGCCCGATCGACCGATTTTTCGACTTCCTGCGGCTGGCAGCATTTCACCTGGTCGCCCTCGACCTTGGCATCGCCTTCATCAAGGATGTCGTGGGCCATCACCATGGCGCCAATGCCGGCGCAGGTCATGCTGCCGGAGCCACTGCCGGGATCGGTCGGCTTATAGCTCCACGAACCGTCGGGCCGCTGCGCGTTTTCCCAGTATTTTTGGGCCAGTCGCCACGTCTGGATGCTGGCCGGCACGCCCGCCCGATGCGCTTCGTACAGGGCCAGCACGGCGAATTGCGAATTGGAGTTGTCACCGTGCCCTTCGGGATAACCCCATGAGCCGCGGAATTTTTCGCTCCCTTTCTCGCGCTTTTGCTGGTCTTGGAGCCACAGAACATTGCGCCGAATCAGCGGTGCATCTACTACGGGGTCGGCGATGCTCAAGACCATCGTCTGCAGGCAGACGACGTAGTTGAACTTGGGCGGAATCTTGCGCAGGTAGGCCAACGCGTCGCGTATTTGCGGATCGTCGGCCGGCACGCCGGAATTCAATAGCGCGAGCGTGGCCAAGGCCGTCACGCCGCCGGCCAGCGTCGGGTGCTCGGGCCACGACCCGTCGCGGCGCTGCTCACGTTTCAAATAGCCCACGCCGCGATCGATCGCCTGGCGCACTTGCTCGGCCGTGATCTCGGCGCGCGCGCGGGGGGCCAGAACGCCCGCGATGATACCGGTGAAGAGGAGCCAACGCGAAAAACGCCGCCGCATCCGTGGCCTCGCAAGAAGTGACACTTCGCCGTCATTTGCGGCCTGCATTCTGTGCATTTTACGGCTACAAGTTCGCGGCGGCAACGCGGCGGTGATTGGCGCGCGCTTGCGACAGTGGCGGCAACGCGGCGGATTCCCCACGAACAAGTCCCGCGGGCAATACGTAACCGACGCCATGCGTCGTCTTCTTCGGCTGGCGAAAGAGCGACGGTCGTGCGGAATTTTCCGTTGCTCGCGCGTATGGCCGCGGGGCAAAGGCCCGTAATGCACGCCCAGCAAGGGCGCGGCCCGCCCCTCGTTGCTCGCTTGGATGCTTGCCAGCTAGAATGAAAATATGCGGCTTTCTCTCGCAGTTTGCCCGCGGGCACTCTTGGCGAAGGAAGCCGCCCTCACGTCGATGGCCGGAACGCAATCCCACATCTCTCACCAAGGACAGGCGTTGAGCACCAAATCCACCCATCGCAACCTGGGCGAAGTTCTTGTGGAATTCAGCCAGCATCGGCGCTTGATGCAGGAGGAATTGCAAAAGGTCATCATCGGTCAGGACGAAGTCATCGAACAACTGTTCGCCGCCATCTTCACCAGTGGGCATTGCCTGCTGGAAGGTGTGCCGGGCCTGGCCAAGACGTTGATGGTCAGCACGCTGGCCAAGATTCTCGACGTCACCTTCAAACGCATTCAGTTCACGCCCGACTTGATGCCGTCGGACATCACGGGCACGAACGTCTTGGAAGAAGACGAGCAAGGGCGCCGGCACTTCCGCTTTGTCGAGGGGCCGATCTTTACGAACATCCTGCTGGCCGACGAGATCAATCGCACGCCGCCGAAGACGCAGGCCGCGCTCCTGCAAGCGATGCAGGAGCGGGAAGTCTCGGTCGGGCAACAAACGTACAATCTGCCGGAACCATTTTTCACGATCGCCACGCAAAACCCGATCGAGCAAGAAGGGACCTACCCGCTGCCCGAGGCGCAGCTCGACCGGTTCATGTTCAATATCAAGGTCAACTACCCGACGAAGGCCGAAGAGGAGCAAATCCTGGCTGCCACGACGCGCGGCGAAAAGCCCGAGGTGCGGCGAGTCTTGTCGGGCAAGGCGATCGTCAATCTGCAAAAGCTGGTGCGCTCGGTGGCCGTGAGCGAATACATCATTAAATACGTATCGAATCTGGTGCGAGCCACACGGCCGAAGGACGAATCGGCCCCCGACTTCGTCAAGGAACTCGTCGACTGGGGCGCTGGCCCACGCGCTGGGCAATTCTTGATTCACGGCGGCAAGGCCCTGGCGGCGATGGAAGGGCGCTTTTCGGTTGCGATCGACGACATCAAGAAAGTGGCCGTGGCCGTGTTGCGGCATCGCGTCAGCACGAATTTCCAGGCCCAAGCCGAAGGAATGAACACCGAAGACGTGATCAAGAAACTGCTCGACGTCATCCCCACGCCGGAGATTCCCAAGTTTCAGGGTTGAGGGGGGAAAGAGAGGATTGCCACAGAGGGGAAAAATGATGAATGCAAAATGATGACTGATGAACGGGTGAATACGGCAGTGCATTTCGTATTCATCACTCTGCATTCTTACTTTTGCATTTCTTTTCCGGACTATGTCTGTCGCTGAAAAATATCTGAAGCCGGAGGTGGTGCGCGAGATTTCGCGTCTGGACCTGCGCGCGCAGTTTATCGTCAAGGGCTTCTTGCAGGGCCTCCACTCCAGCCCTTTTCAAGGTTTCTCGGTCGAGTTCAGCGAGCATCGCAAGTACACGGCCGGCGACGACCCGCACGATATCGATTGGCTGGTCTACGCCAAGACTGACAAGTACTACATCAAGAAGTTCGAGGCCGAGACGAACATCACCGGCTACCTGGTGATGGACCTGAGCCGATCGATGGCCTACACGTACCGGCAAGAGCTGTCGAAGTTCGACTATTCGATCTGCCTGGCCGCGGCGCTGTGCTACCTGATGGTGCATCAGCAAGACCCGGTCGGCTTGATCACGTTCGACGAAAAGATCCGCCACAGCCTGCCGCCGCGTTCGAAACGGACGCAGTTGGGCAACATCTTGTCGTTGCTCGCGAATTTGAAGCCAACCGGCAAGACCGACATCGCCAAGAGCCTGATCCAGATCGCGGCCATGATGCGGCATCGCAGCCTGATCATGTTGTTTTCCGATCTGTTGGCCGATCCCGAGCCGATCATGCACGCGCTGCACCGGCTGCGCCATGGTGGGCATGACGTGATCCTGTTTCACGTCTTGGACGAGGCCGAGGTGCGCTTCCCGTTCGACGGGCTGGTCGAGTTCGAAGAGCCCGAGTCGAGCGAGCGCTTGACGCTCGACGCCGATGGCTTCAAGGCCGATTACATCGCCGAAATGAACCGCTTTCGCGAGCGCTACAAGCGCGAGTGCTTTCAGAGCGGAATCGATTACGTTCCCCTCGACACAAGCATGCGTTTCGATCGGGCCCTCACCGGTTACCTGATCAGCCGCCGTGCGAGATGCTGATGAAATAGCGGGCAGTGGGCAGAGGGCAGTCGGCAGTAATGTGGAGCTTCGCCTCGCTTATTTACCTGCCTGCTGCCTTCTGCCCACTGCCGACTAATTTATGGACTTCCTTAATCCCACGATTCTGGCTGGCGCGGGCCTGGCGGCCGTTCCGGTGGTGCTGCATTTGATCATGCGGCAGCAACCGCGGTTGCTGGAGTTTCCGGCGCTGCGCTTTCTACAAGCGCGGCAGCAGTCGAATCGGCGCAGCATGCGGCTGCGGCATTGGCTGCTGTTGGCGTTGCGCGTAGCGGCGATTTGCTTCTTGGCTTTGGCACTGGCGCGGCCGAGCATCAACGCCTCGGGCGTGATCGGCGATCAGGAAGCACCGACGGCCGCGGCGCTAGTGTTCGATATCGCGCCGCGGATGAGCTATCGGCACGAGAACAAAACCCGGCTCGAAGCGGCCGAGGAAACGGCCTTATGGCTGTTGCCGCGGCTGCCCGCCGACAGCCAGGTGGCGGTTGTCGACGCATCTCCCGGCGAGCCCACGTTCCAGATCGACATGAGCACGGCACGGCAGCGCATCGCGCGGATGGAAACGACCGGCCTGGGGCGACCACTCCCCGAACTGGTGGAAAGCGCCGTGGCGCTCTTGAAGAAGAGCGAGCTGCAGCGGAAGGAGATCTACGTCTTTACGGACCTGGCGGCCACGGCCTGGAGCACCGATACGCCGGATCGGCTGACGCGCACGCTGGCCGAACTGCCCGGCTTGGCGCTGTACGTCATCGACGTCGGAGTGCTCGAGCCGCGCGATTTGTTCCTGGGCGAGTTGCAGTTGTCCAGCCAGGTCTTGGCGCGCAACAGCCCGCTGCACGTCGTGAGCGAACTCGATTCGTTGAACATGTCGGGGGATGCGGTGGTCGAAATGTACCTGGCCGACAACGAAGGCCAGATGCAAAAGCGCGGCGAGCAGAACGTCAACTACACGCCCGGCAGCACGCAAGCTCTCGATTTCGCGGCGCCGGGGCTGGACGTGGGGACGCACCAGGGCTACGTGCGGATCGTGGGCGAAGACAGCTTGCCGATCGACAACCAGCGTTTTTTCACCGTCGAAGTCAAGCCGCCGTGGCGCGTGCTGGTGGCGGCGGCGCCGCCGGCCGACTATCACGCCGCCAATTTCGTCGAGGCGCTCGCGCCGGCCGACTTTCGCCGCAGCGGGCACGCCCGCTTCGAGTGCGAGATTGTCGACTTTGC from Pirellulales bacterium encodes:
- a CDS encoding MoxR family ATPase translates to MQEELQKVIIGQDEVIEQLFAAIFTSGHCLLEGVPGLAKTLMVSTLAKILDVTFKRIQFTPDLMPSDITGTNVLEEDEQGRRHFRFVEGPIFTNILLADEINRTPPKTQAALLQAMQEREVSVGQQTYNLPEPFFTIATQNPIEQEGTYPLPEAQLDRFMFNIKVNYPTKAEEEQILAATTRGEKPEVRRVLSGKAIVNLQKLVRSVAVSEYIIKYVSNLVRATRPKDESAPDFVKELVDWGAGPRAGQFLIHGGKALAAMEGRFSVAIDDIKKVAVAVLRHRVSTNFQAQAEGMNTEDVIKKLLDVIPTPEIPKFQG
- a CDS encoding DUF58 domain-containing protein, with translation MSVAEKYLKPEVVREISRLDLRAQFIVKGFLQGLHSSPFQGFSVEFSEHRKYTAGDDPHDIDWLVYAKTDKYYIKKFEAETNITGYLVMDLSRSMAYTYRQELSKFDYSICLAAALCYLMVHQQDPVGLITFDEKIRHSLPPRSKRTQLGNILSLLANLKPTGKTDIAKSLIQIAAMMRHRSLIMLFSDLLADPEPIMHALHRLRHGGHDVILFHVLDEAEVRFPFDGLVEFEEPESSERLTLDADGFKADYIAEMNRFRERYKRECFQSGIDYVPLDTSMRFDRALTGYLISRRARC
- a CDS encoding BatA domain-containing protein produces the protein MDFLNPTILAGAGLAAVPVVLHLIMRQQPRLLEFPALRFLQARQQSNRRSMRLRHWLLLALRVAAICFLALALARPSINASGVIGDQEAPTAAALVFDIAPRMSYRHENKTRLEAAEETALWLLPRLPADSQVAVVDASPGEPTFQIDMSTARQRIARMETTGLGRPLPELVESAVALLKKSELQRKEIYVFTDLAATAWSTDTPDRLTRTLAELPGLALYVIDVGVLEPRDLFLGELQLSSQVLARNSPLHVVSELDSLNMSGDAVVEMYLADNEGQMQKRGEQNVNYTPGSTQALDFAAPGLDVGTHQGYVRIVGEDSLPIDNQRFFTVEVKPPWRVLVAAAPPADYHAANFVEALAPADFRRSGHARFECEIVDFAELGRRPLESFAAVCLLDPPPLVESTWRQLSDYARAGHGVGIFLGPNVEQQFASFNTEAAQELLPGPLDFVARFPEGTNYLSTKNDQHPILAKFRPRRGSVPWEEFPVYRFWQFQRLQEGVATVMSMAGGQPALLEKPIGKGHALTLVTPASELAEISEDNRWNQLWGAGAWPFFTLTNELMLYLVGGNDEQLNYLAGQTAVVPVDQEKRFPTFLVTTPDGESIRQAPNQQNTVVVAATQLPGNYRVRAGGDKDGVNQGFSVNLAPEASQLKRIDEAELKRLFGEQTFHVARSHEQIDRHVSLDRVGRELFPLLIAVVAIVLGVEQVLSNRFYREAQAVKE